From Lactobacillus sp. PV012:
CTTTTAAAGCAGTATCAGCTAAAACTTCATTATTTTTTGTTGGTTTTGTTCCTTCTACAATATCTAAGTTTTTATAAATATATTGTTTATAATCTAAACCAATAAATTGTGCTGAAACTGTACCATCTCCTGAATGTTTTACAACAACTGGTGTTTGACCCACGTATGCTTGCTTTTGGTTATTTAACGTGGTATCTTTCATATCCTGTTTGGTAATCACCGATTGGGCAAGATTAATATTTGAATTTTTATTCAATACCACTGAATTCGTCTCCCAACTATTAATTGCTTGTGTATTTTCAGAAGCCAAGCCTGTGGAGAGGGAAGCTAACATAAAAATTAAAAAAGCAATTAAAAAGATCATAAAGGTTATTAATCCGTACCGTAATTTTTCATATTTAATTTCTTTTAACGCTAAAAACATCAATCCACCTCAAAACTCTACTTCTATTCTTTCTAGGCATAATTTTTATTATAGAAAACTAAACTCTGCTTTTGCTCATCCAAATAAAGCTTACAGGCACAACAATTTCCCATTTGAGCAAAAGATGTCATATCTCCCTTACTAATATAATGGGCACAAATCATGCGACTAACTACTCCATGACAAACTATTAGTATTTTACCACTTCGAAGCTTTTGGACTAGTTCATTCATAAAACTTACGAGCCGTTTTTCAAAATGCTCTTTGCTCTCAATATCTTTTGCATACTTATACATATTAGTATTGGTAAAGCCATTTTTATCAAAAGCGTCAGGATATTTATCTTTTAAGTAGGAGACTGGTTGCTCATCCCATGATCCAAAATCAAATTCTTTAATTCGGTCATCAATCTGATAAGAACGTTCACCTACAAAAATTTTAGCCGTTTCTTGAGCTCTTTGTAAAGGACTCACATAAATAGCATCAAATAGACTGGCATCAAAGTTTTTTGCTGCATTTTCAGCATCTTCTCGTCCAGTCTTACTCAAACTTGGATCTACCCTAGCACCTTGAACCTTTCCTTGTGCATTTAATTCTGTTTCACCATGTCTTAAAATTACTACTTCCATTATTATACTTTCCCCATTAATAAGTCACTACTTTTCAATTTCTCTTATAAAAAGTATACAATACTCTTAGAAATGGAGGTTAATTTTATGACTCAAGTAACAGTTCAAAGAGATGGCTTAACACTAGTGGGAGACTATATTAAGCCTAATCAAGAAACTTATGATCTAGCCATTCTTTTTCACGGCTTTAAAGCAAATCGTAACTCACCAATTATTAAAGCAGTAAGCGATAGTCTGAACCAAGCAGGACTAGCAACAATGCGTTTTGATTTTGATGGTTGTGGCGATTCAGATGGTAAATTTGAAAATATGACTGTACCAGGAGAAATTGCAGATGCCAATGCAATTTTCCAATTTGCCTTAGCAGATCATCACGTTAAAAATATTTACTTAGTAGGCCACTCACAAGGTGGTGTAGTTGCTTCAATGCTTGCAGGGCTCTATCCTAATGCTGAGTTAATTAAAAAAGTTGTCTTACTTGCTCCTGCTGCCACCCTACGTTCAGACGCACTTAAGGGAGATTTACAAGGAATTCCCTATAATCCAAATGATATTCCGGAAGCAATTCAAATTGGTAACTTTACTGTGGGAGGTTTTTATCTACGAACTGCGCAAATTTTACCAATTTATGATGTTGCCAAGCACTATCAAGGGCCTGTTTGTCTAATTCATGGTACTAACGATCAAGTAGTGAGTCCTAACGCTTCCAAAAAATATCATGAAGTTTATAAAAATAGTATCTTACACCTAGTAAATGGAGCAGATCACCGCTTCACTCCTCCTTATCAAAAAATTGCTGTTGATTATACAACTAATTTTCTTCACTAAAAAATGTACCCTCCCGATGCAAGGGAAGGTACATTTTTTATTACACTAATTTTTTTCGAATCTTTCCAGAAATCCAATCGATTAGAATTACCATTACAATAATTCCTAATAAAATGATCCCTACTCTGTTCCATTCGCGATATTGAATAGCGATGATTAATGGATATCCAATACCACCTGCACCAACCAAACCTAGGATTGAAGCTGAACGTACCGAAACATCAAAACGATAAAGCGTAGTCGAAATTAACGCTGGCATTAAATTAGGCATCGTAGCAAACATTGTGATATTAAAACGTGATCCCCCAGCTGCTACTATCGCTTCATTGACATCCTTTTCTAAACTTTCAATTGACTCTGAATATAGTTTAGCTAGCATTCCAATTGAGTGAAATCCAAGTGCAAATACACCCGCTGGGGCTCCAGGGCCAACTGCTTTAATAAACATCAATGCTAGAACAATTTCAGGGAAGGCTCTAATAATTGCTAAGATAGTTTTTCCTGTTCTAGAAACATACCACTTCTTATGTTTCCCAGTTGCGGCCCAAAATGCAAGAGGAAGGGAAATAAACGCTGAAATAAATGTTCCTAAAAATGCAATACATAATGTATCCCATAGTTGTGAAATTAAGTCTTCTCCCGTACCGTTATAAACATATGACCAGTCGGGATGAATAATTCCATCAAAAATTGCACCTGTAATTTGCCCAGCTGTAGGTTTGATGCCAGAAAAATCTAACCCCGTGCATGACCAAACAACTAGTAATGCTACAATAATTCCAATGCACCAATTAATTATCTTCTTTTTATTTCCAGTATTTTGTGGGGGTAATTTTTTTACTGCATTATCCATTATTTCATCAATGCCTCCCTAAATTTACTTGAAATATAGTCAATTATTAACACTACAATAATAATCACAAAAATGATTAACCCAGTCTTTTCATACTCAAATACTTGAAGTGTCTGCTGTAAGTAAAGTCCGATACCACCTGCACCAATATAACCAAGTACTGTTGATGCACGAACGTTAATTTCAAAAGCGTAGAGAACATCTGAAATAAAATAAGTCATAATTTGTGGCAATACCGCATAATGAATAACTTGAATTTTACTCGCTCCACTAGCTGTTAAGGCCTCAATTGGGCCAGGATCAATGGTTTCAACAGATTCATAAAATAGTTTTACTACAATTCCAAAAGTGAACACTGACAGTGCCATAATACCAGCGATTGGTCCAATCCCCACAATTGCTACAAAAATCGCACCCAATAACAAATCTGGAATTGTGCGAATTACATTCATAATTAAACGCAAGATTCCAGTTACCGCTTTATTTTTAACAATATTTCTTGCAATTAATAAACCATAAATAAATGAAATTACTGATCCAATAAATGTTCCTAAGATTGCCATCTTCAAAGTTTCAATTAACTTAGGAATTGCTAAGGTTGCATAAGACCAATCAGGATGGAACATTTGAACCAAAATTTCTGAAAAATTATCAAAATTATTTGGATCAAATAACTCACTAATATGTGCCCCTGTATCTCCAATTGACACTACACACCCAACTATTAGCACTAGAATCCAAACAATCGTCCAGGTCTTTAACTTTTGTTTAGGTAACTTTTCCTTATTCATTTACTTCCTCCAACTTTTGTCCTTGATATATTTGATCAAAAATTGAATCAGGTGTTTCACTCATCTTTCCATCATAGACAATCTCGCCTGCATGTACCCCAATTACACGATCCCCAAATTCTTTAGCCAATTCAACACTATGGAGATTGGCTAACACAGTCATCCCATACTCTTGATTTAGCATTTTTAAATCATGCATAACATGGTGAGAAGTTTGTGGATCAAGTGAGGCTGTTGGTTCATCAGCCAAGATAATTTTAGGATCTTGTGTCAAGACTCTGGCAATTGCTACACGTTGCTGCTGTCCACCAGATAGCTTATCTGCTCGTACATAAATTTTTTCTCCAAGATTTACTCTTTGTAATGCTTCATAGGCTCTTAATTTATCTTCCTTTGTAAATAAATTAAAAGTAGTCTTCCACGTTGGATAATATGCTACTCTCCCAGTTAACACATTTCTTAAAACGCTGGAACGTTTTACTAGATTAAAATTTTGAAAAATCATACCAATATCACGTCTAATCAGGCGCAACTGCTTTCCACTTGCCTTAGTAATAGATTTACCATCAATTTCAATGTCGCCTTCACTAATATCTTGCAAACGATTAATGGAGCGTAATAGTGTCGACTTCCCTGCTCCCGATAAACCAACTATTACTACAAATTCACCCTTATTAATTGTTAAATTAATGTCCTTTAGGCCAACTGTACCATTAGGATAGACTTTTTTAACATTTCTTAATTGAATCATTGGTTGATTTTTCATTTATCTACTCCTTAACTTAATAATTAATTTTTCATATTTGAAATAACTTTATTATAGTCACGTACTACATTGAAATCGGCATCTTTTGTAGGAACATAAGCTTCATGACTATAGATTGATTCGATTAATGCTTTACCCTTCTTAGATTTTGAAATATTAACCATTGCCTTCATCAATTTTTTACGAAAACTTTGTGACATATCTGGTCTAACTGCAATTACGTCATTAGGTATTTCTCTTGTAAAGTAAATTGGTACAACTTCTTTTTTAATATTTGGTTGATCTTTAAGTACAGAATTTCTTGCATCCCCAAATACAAATGCTGCATCAGTATCACCATTCAAAACGTTTAAGACAGCTTCATCTTGTCCAGTAACAGTTACTAATTTACTATCTTTAGGGATGTTTAATCCTTTTTTATAAAGCTCTGCAATTGGAAAGACATATCCAGCAGATGACGTTGGATTCTGAACTGAGATGCTTTTTCCTTTTAAATCTTTCCACGATTTAATTTTTGATCCCTTTTTAACAAGAATTTCTGAAGTATAAGATCTTGTTAATGCCTTGGTCCAATTTCCATCTGGTTTCGTTACAGAAAAGCGCTCTGCTTGCAATAAAACGTCTGCTGCATGAAGTTTATCATGAGCTAGAACATAACCGTTAGGTGGTAAAAATCCTGCATCAATTTTTTTAGACTTCATTGCTTCGACTACAGTGGTATAGTCTGTCGACATTGTTACATGAACTGGTATTCCCAATTCTTTAGATAGCAATCCTTCTAAAGGCTTAGCTCTTCCCTCCAATTTATCAGCTGCCTGACTTGGGACAAATTGAATTTGAAGCTCTTTGGGAGTATAAGATTTAGTCTTTTCTTTATGATTTCCACAAGCAGTCATTACTGTAGTGATTAGTACTAAACCAATCATTACAATAATTTTCTTTAACCCTCTCATTTAAATCCTCCGAAACTTAGCATTACTAAATAAATGATAGAAAAAAAGACTTAAAAGAGACACCGGATAATGTTTCTAATAAGTCTTTTATGCGAACAGCAAAATATAAAAGTATAATTTTTAAAGAAGGCACAGATGAGAATGAGTCGTCAAAAACGCATACGTTAGATCTTTTAAGTTGTGATCTAGCTGGCTGACGCATTGTTTAATACCTCCTTAACAAATTTACTTTCACTTTTGTTGTATTATATAGTACTAAATATTTGACAATTTGAAAATATATATTTCTAAATTTAACCCGATTTTTTTATTGGTACCAACCAATTCTAAATGAAAAGATCACTGAATAATAAAATTCAATGATCTTAATTTAGGTTATTATTTTTTTCTAAACACTGGTTTTAAATCTTTGACATCACTTGCGCTTACCCAAAAGTTTGCAGACTTGTTTTTAACATGGTAGTAAATCTTTTTACCATTTTTTACTGGTGTTTCTAATTTAAAACTTTTTGCTTTAATCTTATATTTATTCTTCTTGAAAGTATAAGTTGCTTTAGTAGACTTCTTGGTACTTCTAGTTTTTCTATATAGGGTGTAGTAATAGGAAGATTTTTTGCTACTTTTCTTTTTAGCAGTATAGTAAAGAAATCTCTTTTTCAAATCTGCTTGTTTAGCTTCTTCTTTTTGAAGTTTTTCCTTATACTCTTTTTGAGCATTATTTAAATTAGTTTGAATGTTAGCAGAATACTCATCTCTTGTTGGAATAGAAGTAGATGCATTTACTTCATCTGCCAAAATAAAAATCCCGTATTCTTTTCCAGCAATTGTTTTTCTTTCTATAAAGTATCCCTTTACAGGTTGGTTGTTTTCTTTACTGGTAAATTCATAAGAATATTGAACCTTAATGGTTTCACCAGCTTTATAGTCACTTTTTTCTGGTGTAACAGCATTTGCTGAATCAACTTTTAAAATAACTGGATTATTTTCTTTAACTGTCACATTCACAGTAGAAAAAATAGGTTCAAAATGGATTGTGCCTTTTTCATCTTTAGTAATGTTAACAGTTTTATCTGTTGAAGTACCAATTATCGTATTAGCTGCTTTAACAATGTTAGGTGTCATACTGATTCCAGTCCCGATTAAAAGAGCAGTCGAAACTTCAGCCAAAATTTTAACAAAATTATTTTTTTTCATCATTTTCTCCGAATATTATATTAAATCATTAACCTTAAATATCATAACACATGTTACCTTTATTCAACTAGCTTCTTTTCTTTTATCCTTCACTTTGTGGTAGCATATTAAGTAAAGAAACTTTAGAAAGAATTGATAATTATCATGAGTGAAGATTTATATGCAGATAACCCTGAAGATTTAAATATTGGGATCGTTTTACAATACCATATTAACTGGGAAGGTAAGATCGACAGCGATACCTTGATCAAAAAAGCTCGGAATAATGGTTTTCGTGGTGTAAGTGTTCGTAACGCTACTAAGGAACAAATTACTAGTTTACAAAAAGCCTGTGAAAAATATAGCATTAAGTTTTGTCAATCACGTCCTGCTTTACGCCTTTACGATGCTGATGACATCACCAAAATTATTATTGCTCGTTTTGAAAAACGCAATGCTTATTTTGAAGTGGACTTAACTAAAGAAGGACATTTAACTTCTGAAGACAGTGACCTTTTACTTCACTTGCGTAACTGGCTTGATTCGTTTGGACATGCTTTTTACGAAGCACGACCTGAAAAAAATATTACTAGTAATCCTCATGCTTATATTTTTAAAAATGCAATTGCACCTTACCAGATTTATATTTTTATTCATCAACCTCTTCCAGAAACTATTACATTAGTTGGAATGCCCGAAATAAAACGTGCTATGTGGATTGATAGTCGCACTGAAATTGATTTTAACCAAAACAAAGATCAAGTAACTCTTGAACTTAAGCGTAACGATGAAGATAAAAAGTTCAACATCTACGGCATTCGTTTTGAAGCGCACCGACCTGAGGATGACTTAGGTCCTACTAAATATTAACTAGAAAATACTAAAACATAATTTGTCAGTTGCGTCGCATAGCTATTTGCTTGATTAAATTTTTTAATAGTTTGTCTAGTTTTTTCAATGTCATCTGTAATTATTCCATTTACATGGTAGTACATCATCTTTTTCATAATCTTAGAATTATTTACTGTCCAAGCATAAACAACTTTCTTCTGTAAATGCGCCTGCCAAACAAAGCTATTATTCAAAGTGGAGTATTCCATGGCATAGCCATCAGCTAAACTATGAGGGTAAGTAAAATTATAAGGCTGGATATAGATTAAAAATAATCTTGGATTAAGCTGATGTAGCTCTTCAATTACATGGTAATCAAGCGACTGAACTTGATAATTTTTACTCAAAATTAATTTTCCATATTTTTTATTAAATCGCTTTAACATCCCTGAAGAATCCTTTGGGGTTGTTTTTATTTCAAGCAAAAGTTTCTGATGCAATTTTTGCGCTTCTTTTATATACTCATCAAAACTAGCAATTTTCCCCTGATAACCATTTTCTGTAATTGTTATCTTTTGTAATTGACGCAAAGTTAAATCATGGGGAGATAAATTTTTACCTGCTAATTTTTTTAAATTTTCATCATGCAGTACTACAAACTTTTTATCAGCAGTTTCATGAAGATCAATTTCAACATAATCAGGTTTTAACGA
This genomic window contains:
- a CDS encoding histidine phosphatase family protein is translated as MEVVILRHGETELNAQGKVQGARVDPSLSKTGREDAENAAKNFDASLFDAIYVSPLQRAQETAKIFVGERSYQIDDRIKEFDFGSWDEQPVSYLKDKYPDAFDKNGFTNTNMYKYAKDIESKEHFEKRLVSFMNELVQKLRSGKILIVCHGVVSRMICAHYISKGDMTSFAQMGNCCACKLYLDEQKQSLVFYNKNYA
- a CDS encoding alpha/beta hydrolase yields the protein MTQVTVQRDGLTLVGDYIKPNQETYDLAILFHGFKANRNSPIIKAVSDSLNQAGLATMRFDFDGCGDSDGKFENMTVPGEIADANAIFQFALADHHVKNIYLVGHSQGGVVASMLAGLYPNAELIKKVVLLAPAATLRSDALKGDLQGIPYNPNDIPEAIQIGNFTVGGFYLRTAQILPIYDVAKHYQGPVCLIHGTNDQVVSPNASKKYHEVYKNSILHLVNGADHRFTPPYQKIAVDYTTNFLH
- the phnE gene encoding phosphonate ABC transporter, permease protein PhnE, with protein sequence MDNAVKKLPPQNTGNKKKIINWCIGIIVALLVVWSCTGLDFSGIKPTAGQITGAIFDGIIHPDWSYVYNGTGEDLISQLWDTLCIAFLGTFISAFISLPLAFWAATGKHKKWYVSRTGKTILAIIRAFPEIVLALMFIKAVGPGAPAGVFALGFHSIGMLAKLYSESIESLEKDVNEAIVAAGGSRFNITMFATMPNLMPALISTTLYRFDVSVRSASILGLVGAGGIGYPLIIAIQYREWNRVGIILLGIIVMVILIDWISGKIRKKLV
- the phnE gene encoding phosphonate ABC transporter, permease protein PhnE — protein: MNKEKLPKQKLKTWTIVWILVLIVGCVVSIGDTGAHISELFDPNNFDNFSEILVQMFHPDWSYATLAIPKLIETLKMAILGTFIGSVISFIYGLLIARNIVKNKAVTGILRLIMNVIRTIPDLLLGAIFVAIVGIGPIAGIMALSVFTFGIVVKLFYESVETIDPGPIEALTASGASKIQVIHYAVLPQIMTYFISDVLYAFEINVRASTVLGYIGAGGIGLYLQQTLQVFEYEKTGLIIFVIIIVVLIIDYISSKFREALMK
- the phnC gene encoding phosphonate ABC transporter ATP-binding protein, which translates into the protein MKNQPMIQLRNVKKVYPNGTVGLKDINLTINKGEFVVIVGLSGAGKSTLLRSINRLQDISEGDIEIDGKSITKASGKQLRLIRRDIGMIFQNFNLVKRSSVLRNVLTGRVAYYPTWKTTFNLFTKEDKLRAYEALQRVNLGEKIYVRADKLSGGQQQRVAIARVLTQDPKIILADEPTASLDPQTSHHVMHDLKMLNQEYGMTVLANLHSVELAKEFGDRVIGVHAGEIVYDGKMSETPDSIFDQIYQGQKLEEVNE
- a CDS encoding phosphate/phosphite/phosphonate ABC transporter substrate-binding protein, with the protein product MRGLKKIIVMIGLVLITTVMTACGNHKEKTKSYTPKELQIQFVPSQAADKLEGRAKPLEGLLSKELGIPVHVTMSTDYTTVVEAMKSKKIDAGFLPPNGYVLAHDKLHAADVLLQAERFSVTKPDGNWTKALTRSYTSEILVKKGSKIKSWKDLKGKSISVQNPTSSAGYVFPIAELYKKGLNIPKDSKLVTVTGQDEAVLNVLNGDTDAAFVFGDARNSVLKDQPNIKKEVVPIYFTREIPNDVIAVRPDMSQSFRKKLMKAMVNISKSKKGKALIESIYSHEAYVPTKDADFNVVRDYNKVISNMKN